The genomic DNA GATCAAGGCGGCCCTTGATCCGCACGGCATCATGAACCCCGGCGCGGTGCTGCGCGCGCCGTAGTCAGGCGCCGTCGAAGGCGCAGAGCGCCTGCACGTCCATGCCCAGCCCCTCGAGGCGCTTGCGCCCTCCGAGTTCCGGCAAGTCGATGATAAAGCTGGTGGAAATGATCTCTGCACCGAGCTTTTCGAGCAGCTTGATCCCCGCCTCGGCGGTGCCGCCTGTGGCCAGCAGATCGTCGACAACCAGCACTTTTTCACCGGGCTGGATCGCGTCGTCGTGGATTTCCATGGTCGCTTCGCCATACTCCAGCTTGTAGTCCTGCTGCAGCGTCTTGCCGGGCAATTTGCCCTTTTTGCGGATCGGGACGAAGCCGATGCTGAGCTGGTGCGCGATGGCGCCCCCCATGATGAAGCCGCGCGCCTCGAGCCCGACAACCTTGTCGATGCGCAGTCCGGCATAGGGGTGTAGCATCTGGTCGATGGCCATGCGGAACCCCCGCGGATCGGCGAACAGCGTGGTCACATCGCGGAACATGATGCCCTCGTGCGGGAAGTCGGGGATCGTGCGGATGTAGTCCTTGACGGTGGTCATCTGGGGCGTCCTTTCGGGGATCAGCTGCGGGCCACGGGCTCGATAAGGGAGGGGGCGCAGGGGTGCAAGGCGATAGCGGGGTGCAGGCTTAGAGAACGCGCCCCGCAACCGCATCAAGACGGGCAAGAAGGTCGGGATCACGGGCATCGGGACCGGTCATGATCGCATGCTCTAGCGCGCGGTCGCAGCCATAAGAACAAGGGGTGCGGGCACCGCCAAGCAGGGCCGGAAGGGCGGCGACGAGCGCGCGGGCGTGGGTGGCGTTTTTCTGGAGGGTGGCGATGATCTGCGTCACGTCGACCTCGCCGTGATCGGGGTGCCAGCTGTCGTAGTCGGTGATCATCGCGACGGAGGCGTAGCACAGCTCGGCCTCGCGGGCGAGCTTGGCCTCGGGCATGTTGGTCATGCCGATCACGTCCGCGCCCCAGCTGTCGCGGTACATGCGCGATTCCGCCAGCGTGGAAAATTGCGGCCCCTCCATCGCCAGGTACGTGCCGCCGTCGTGGGTGGTCACGCCGGTGTCGCCGGCCGCTTGCAGACAGGCCGCGGAAAGCCGCGGGCAGGTGGGATGGGCCACCGACACATGCGCAACGCACCCCGTTCCGAAGAACGATTTTTCGCGCGCGAAGGTCCGGTCAATGAATTGATCTACAATGACAAAATCACCGGGCGCCATGGTTTCGCGCAGCGACCCGCAGGCCGATACGGCCACCACATCGGTGCAGCCCAACCGCTTGAGCGCGTCGATGTTGGCGCGGTAGGGCACGGTGGTCGGGCTGTGGACGTGGCCGCGTCCGTGACGGGGCAGAAACACCATGTCGACACCCCCCAGACGCCCGGTCAGAAGCGCATCGGACGGGGCGCCCCACGGCGTTTGCACGGTGGTCCACTGCGCGTCCTGCAACCCGTCGATGTCATAGATGCCGGAGCCGCCGATCACGGCGATTTTGGTGTCGGTCATGGCGGTCCTCGTGTGTGGCAACGCCGTGATGGTGGCGGCAAGTGGCCCCGATTGCAACCGTGCAGCCGCGATGCACCGCGCGTACACCAATGGTGCACAAACTGTATGCGCCGCAGTGCAGCGTCAGAGCATCAGCATCTCGTCGGTGATCGTCCCCTCCGCGCCGCCGGAGATGGTCAGCGTCAGGCCCTGATCCGCAAACTGCAGATCCGCCCCCTCTATCGAGAGATGGGCGCGGACGTCTTCGGCGCTGTCGTAGCCGAACCCGTGGAAGACGAGCGTGTCCCACGAGCGCAGATCGAGCAGGGTGTGATCGCCCCCGTCGCCGGCGTTAAAGATGAAGTGGTCGGCGAGGTAGCCGCCCGCGATTATGTCACTGCCACCGCCCGGCGCGATCTGGTCACCCTGCGCCTGCGCGCGCATCCAGCCGGCGAGATCGGTGTCGCGGGCGGCGTCGCGCAGGGCTGTTGCCTCTTGACTGGCGCTGAGTGCCGTCAGGAGTGCTACGTCGCGCGCGCCCAGCGGCATGTCTGCCGCGCGCATCAGGCTTTGCCCAAAGAAGTCCTGTGCTGCCGGTGCCGCCGGGCGGTCGAGGATCGCGCGGAAGAAAAGGTCAACGGTCGCGGATGCGTCCACCCCTTCGAAGCGCGCGCGCGCTTCGGGCGAGAGCAGTATCGCACGGTGCATGTCCGGCAGGTCGATCTCTTCCGCTGACAGCCGTCCGGCCCAATGCGACAGGCCCGCGAGATCGGGTTCGCGCCCCAATGCGGCGCGGTAGGTCCAATAGACCGCCTCTGCCGCGTCCTCGCTCACGGTCTGGGTGAGCAGCGCGCCGGGGTCTGCGTTGAGTGTCGCGCGGTATTCGGGGCTACCGGCGAGGGACTGGATGAAGGCGCCGAGCGCGTCGACCTCGCCCACGATTTGCGCGAAGGTCGATTGGAACACGTCCGGCGCGTCGCGGCCGAGCAGCGCGTTGAAGATCCGGTCAACCGTCTCTGCCCCGCCGAGCTGGCGCAGGCCCGCGTTCTCGATGAGCCGCGTCGCCATGTCGGTGACGATCGCGGTGACGGCGTCGGGGCCCTGACCCGCGCCGCTGGTATAGAGCGGGGTGTCGAAGAGCGTGGTGCCGAAGGCCGCGTCGATCTGGCCTGCGGCCTTGACCAAGGCCTCGGCACTCTCGGTGCGCTGGGCGCTGAGGGGCAGGCGGGTATCGCCGAGCAGGATGTCGTTGCCCGCCCCGCCGGTGAGCGCGTCGGCCCCGTCGGTGCCGCGCAACACGGCGGCGGCGTCTGTGGCTGTCTGGTTGCCGCCGCCCACGATGGGGAGCAGCCGGTCTGCGTCGAGCGAGAGCAGGAAGCTCTGTGCGCTTCCGTCCGGGCCCCTCGCGTCGTAGCTGAGCACGGTTTGCGGGCCGTTATGCGCCGCTTCGAGGGTGTGGATGGTCATGCCGGTTGGGGCGTCGATCAGCGCCGCGGGCGCGCCTGTGCTGTCTGCATCGACCGCGCGTGCGAATATGCTGCGTCCGTCGGTTTGATAGACCGTCAGCCCGTTCTGGGAGGTGGTGAACGCGACCGGCCCGGGCCGCGCGTCGAGCTGTTGCGTGTCCCCCAGCGGCGTGCCGTCGCCGTCGATGAAGCGGATGAGCGGGTCGTTGCCCTGCGCGGCAAAGCCGATGAGCGCATAGCCGTCCCCGGCCGGCAGGATGTCGGACAGCCAGTACGCCCCCTGCGCAAGATCGACGGTGGCCAAGGGTACCCGTGCGAGGGTGTCGGGATCGAAGCTGTCGAGCGTGACGCCCTGCGCGCCCTGCGTGGCAAGCACCAGCCCGTCGCCGCGCGCGGCGCTGACAAGCTCGGGCACCGACAGGCCCGCGCCCCCGAAAGCGTGGGTGGTGGCGGTGCCGTCCGTCCCGATCAGCGTGAAGCTGCGCGCCGAGACCTGCCCGGAGAAATCCTGCCCCTGTTCGGTAAAGACCGCTGTGCGCCCGTCCGCCAGACGTTCCGCATCGGCGATGCGCAGGGTGATGGCAGGGCTTTCGGGCGTGGACAGGGATGTGTCGCGCACCGTTTGTGCGCCATCGGCGTCATAGCGTGCGCTGCGCAGTGCCGGGCCACTGAGACCCCGGAACGCGCCCCAAAGCAACGTGACCCCGCCGTCGCCCTCCGGCAGGAGCGTGTGTGAAGTAAAGCTATCCCACGTATCCTCGCAGAAGATGCGGGAGCAGACCGGTTCGCCGTCGAGAGCCGCGGCGCGCGTGACGTCCGCGTCGAGCGTGCTCAGCCATCGGTTCTCGAAGAAGGTGAGGCCGAACCCTGTATCGACCCTGCGCCCCTCGTCCGATTGCACGAAGAGCGTGCCGTCGGGGGCGAGTGAGATCGCGTTCACGCTGACGGAGACGATGTCGTCCAGTGGATCGCGCCGCGCGTCGCCTTGCGCTTTGGCAAACAGGATCGCCTGCATCCGGGCCTCGAAATTTGGATAATTCAATGGATATGTTCTAGGGTCTGCGCCGCGCGCGCGTCAACGGCGGGGTTTTCAATGCCGGTCGCGGCTGCTACGGGAGCGGCGAGTACCCCCGCATCCGAGGCATCCCATGACCCGCACCACCTTTCGCAGTTTCACCCAGGGGCTGGCCCCGCGCAACATGGACGTGACCGATCTTCGCTGGATGGGCGACGACGGGTTCAGCGTCTCGCGGCTGCGCATCGAGTTGCTGTCGGGTCTGACGGTGGCGCTGGCGCTGGTCCCCGAAGCGGTGGCCTTTGCGTTTGTTGCGGGTGTGCATCCGCTTGTCGGGCTGTATGCGGCATTCATGGTCGGTCTGATCACGGCGCTGATCGGGGGCAGGCCGGGCATGATTTCGGGCGCCACGGGGGCGTTGGCCGTTGTGATGGTGGCGCTGGTCGCCCAACACGGGGTCGAGTACCTGTTTGCCACGGTGGTCCTGATGGGTCTGATCCAAGTTTTTGCCGGTGTCATGCAGTGGGGCAAGTTCATCCGGCTGGTGCCGCATCCGGTGATGCTGGGCTTTGTGAACGGGCTGGCGATCGTGATTTTTCTGGCACAGCTGGGGCAGTTCAAGGTGCCCGGCAGCATGGAGAGCAGCGGCCACGGCATGTCGGGCGGTGAGTGGCTGTCAGGCGGGCCGTTGTACCTGATGCTGTTGCTGGTGGCGGCGACGATGGCGATCATCTGGGTGACGCCGCGCATCACCAAGGCGATCCCCGCGCCGCTGGCGGGCATCGGGATTGTCGCGCTGGTGGTGATTTTCACCGGGATGGACGTGCCGCGGGTGGGCGATCTGGCCTCGATCCAGGGCGGTTTGCCGAGTTTCCACAACCCGTTCGGCACGGGCGAGGGGCTTTATGGCACCGCCCTTGCGCCGCTCAATCTGGAGACATTCTACATCATTCTGCCCTATGCGGTGATCCTTGCGGCGATCGGCCTGATCGAGAGCCTGCTGACGCTGAACCTCGTCGGGGACATGACCGGCAAGCGGGGCGGGGCGAGCCAGGAATGTATCGCGCAGGGCCTGTCCAACACCGTGACCGGTTTCTTTGGTGGCATGGGCGGGTGCGCGATGATCGGCCAGTCGATGATCAACGTGAAATCCGGCGGCCGCACGCGGGTTGCGGGCATCGCCGCGGCGCTGTTCCTGCTGATCTTTATCGTCTTGGCGGCACCGCTGATCGAGCTGATCCCGCTGGCCGCGTTGGTGGGGGTCATGTTCATGGTGGTGATCGGCACCTTCGCGTGGAATTCGCTGACGATCCTGCGCAAGGTGCCGCTGACGGATGCCTTTGTGATCCTGCTGGTCACGGTTGTGACGGTTTACAAGGATCTGGCCATTGCGGTGGTCGTTGGCGTGATCGTGTCGGCGTTGGCCTATGCGTGGACCAACGCGCGCCGTATCTACGCCAAGACCTACGAGACACCCGAGGGCACCAAGGTGTATCAGGTGCAGGGCCCGCTGTTCTTTGGCTCGTCCGACGGGTTTGCCGAGCTGTTCGATGTTGAAAACGACCCCTCGCGCGTTGTTGTGGATTTTGCGGACAGCCGCGTGGCGGACCAGTCGGCGTTGCAGGCGATCGAGGCCATGGCGGGCAAATACGAGGACGCCGGCAAGAAGCTGGAACTGCGCCACCTGAGCCGTGACTGTCACCGTTTGCTGACCCGTGCGGGGCACCTTGTCATCGAGGATGACGACGATCCCGAATATCAGGTTGCCGTGAATTACGGCGTGCGCACAGGGATCCTTGGCGGCCACTAGGCCGTTAAAAAGCGAAATAGTCTTTTGTTGTCGCATTCGGGAGCCTGCGCTAGGTCGGCGGTCTGATCCGCTGTCGGCCAACCGGTCGGCCCCAATGCCGAAAGACGTGCTTTATGCGCAGCCATCCTGTTCCGTTCAACGAAGAAGCCCGCGTGCGGGCGGTCCGCGCCGTGCCGGGGCTGACGCGCGAAAACCATCCGGTGTTCGATTCCATCTGCCATGCGGCGGCGGCGCTGCTTGGCTGTCCGATCGCGCACATCAGCGTCGTGGAGGAAGCGTCGCAGTGGTATAAATCGGTGGTGGGTATCGTGCTGGAAGAGATGCCCAAGAACAATTCGTTTTGCGCCCATACCATCATGTCGGACACGGCGATGGTCGTGCCGGACCTGAGCGCCGATCCGAAGTTTTCGGACCATCCGATGGTGGCCGAGGGCGGACCGGGGGCGCGGTTTTATGCGGGTGTGCCGCTGACGCTGTCGTCGGGGTTCCGCTTTGGCAGCCTGTGCGCGCTGGACCTGAGTGCGCATGCCGCCCCCGACGCCCGCCAGTTGGAGGTATTGCGCCATCTGGGCGATGCGGTGGTGGCCGCGCTGGAGAAGGAACCGGCCACACCCGCCGCGCCGCAAGCGACACCGTCGAACACGTTCCTGACGCTGGTGGGCCACGAGTTGCGCACGCCGCTGACCGTGATGCGCGGTGCGCTGAGCCTGATCGAAAAGCGCGCCGAAGACCCGATCAGCGCGCGATTGTCCGAAAGCGCGCTGCGCGCGAGCGAGCATCTGGCCGAGATGGTCGAGGCGATCCTGCGGTTCAGCGACGTGAGTACCGGCAATCTGGAACTACACGAGACGCAGATCGATCTGGGCGGGTTCCTGACCCATCTTTACGAGGCCCACGCCGACAGCATCGCGGAGGTCGGCAAATCGATCGAGCCGCCCCTGACCAACGTCACCGGCGTGCTGACGGTGGACGAGGGGCATCTGCGCATGAGCGTGACCGCGCTGGTTCTCAATGCCATCATGCACGGGGGCGACAGCATTCGTGTGACATCGGGCACCACGGTCGAGGGGCATGTGGAAATCGCGGTGCACGACAATGGCAAGCTGACCAACGTGATCGAGATCGAGCGGTTGTACGAACCCTTTGTCGTGGGCGGGGACATCGATCAGCGCGACACATCGGGGGGATTGGGGCTGGGCCTGCCGCTGACGCGCAAGCTGGTGGAGCTGCACGGCGGCGAATTGGGGATCGAGACGGGCAGCCGTGGCACGACCGCCCGCATCCGTTTGCCCAAGTGGCGTCTGACGGCCTAGTGCGCGCCGATCAGTCGTCGGGGCGGATGATCTCGAACACCTCGCGCACGGCGGTATAGTCGCGGTAGCCCAAGCGGCTGAGCGGTTGGAAGGTCGACACGTCGAAGCGCCCGTCGACCACGCAATCGTCGCGCAGGTGGACACCCACCACTTCGCCGAAACACACGAAATTGGCTTCGCCCTCGATCTGTACGATCTGGGTCATGCGGCATTCGAGGCTGGCGGGTGCGTTTGCCACACGGGCACAGGCGATTTCGTCGCATTCGGCCTTGTCGATGCCGGCATGGGCGAATTCGTCGGTGCCGTGGGGCAGGGTGGCGGAGCTGCGGTTCATGGCGTCGCGGGCGGCGTATTCCACGACGTTGACGCAGAACACGCCGGTTTCGCGGATGTTGGCCATGCTGTCCTTGGTCCCGTCCACGTCATCCTTGGTGCCGGTGGAGGCGAACATCACCTGCGCGGGGGTGTAGGCCACGCCGTTGAAAAAGGAATAGGGCGCCAGATTGTCCCTTCCGGCACGGTCGCGGGTCGAGATCCAGCCGATGGGCCGGGGCGTGACGATGGCGTTGAAGGGGTTGTGGGGCAGGCCGTGACCATCAGCGGGGCGGTAGAACATGGGGCACCTTTCAAATCGTTGCACCTCCAGCTAACGCCATGTTACGCCCCTTTCCACCGCAAATGCTGCAAAGGCCCGCTTTGGTGTACGATCTGAGCCCCGAGACCGCCGACGATTACTGGGAAGTCGAGGCGCTGTATGATCTGTGTTTCGCGCCCGGGCGCACGGCATTGTCGTCGTACCGGCTGCGCGAGGACGTGCCGCCGGTGGCGGGGCTGAGCCTTGTGGCGCGTGATGCGTCGGGTGTTCTGGGCGGCGCGATCCGGTACTGGCCGGTGCAGATCGGGCCGGTGCAGGCGCTGCTGCTGGGGCCGGTGGCGGTGCACCCCACGCGCCAGGGCGAGGGGCTGGGCCGTCAGCTGGTCGAAGGGTCGCTGCACCGTGCGGGGCCGCTGGGATGGGACCGTGTGATGCTGGTGGGCGATGCGCCCTATTACGGCAAGTTCGGTTTCGAACGTCTGGAGGGGGTCACCATGCCGCCGCCCACCAACCCCGACCGCGTGCTGGGCCGCGCCATCACCGCAGGCGCGTGGGACGGCGTGACCGGCGATGTCACCCGCGTGGCGCGTTGAATTATCGGCCCCTGTGGCCCACATTGAGGCCAGCACAGGGAGAAAACGCATGTCAGACATCACGCTACCGCAGGCGCGGGCGATCGACGTAGAGGCCGAACTGGACGCGATCGCAGCCCGCTACAAGGCCGCCGGCGGTGTGGGCATCAATGTGTTGAACCTGATTGGCGGGCAGGCCGAGAACCTGCTGGATAAATTGCCCCGCCCGATCCGCTCGGAGCTGGAAGGCGCCACGGTCAAGGCGCTGGATTACGCGATGACCGCCGCCCACCGCAGCCGCGCGCAGGTGCCCGATCAGGCATCCTGGCTCAATCAGGCGGTATCGGTGGCGATGGGGGCCGCGGGTGGCGCGGGGGGATTGCCCACGGCGATGGCCGAACTGCCGGTTACCACCACGTTGCTGTTGCGGGTGATCGAGGGGGTATCGACGCAATACGGCTTTGACCCCGATACGGAATCGGTGCGCTTTGATTGTGTGAAGGTGTTTTCCGCCGCGGGGCCGCTGAGCGACGATGACGGCACGGACTTGGGGTTTCTATCGGCGCGGCTGGCGCTGTCGGGCAAGGCGATGCAGACGATCATCGCACGTGTCGCCCCGCGGCTGGCCGTGGTGCTGGGTCAGAAGCTGGCCGCGCAGGCGGTGCCGGTGCTGGGTGCCGTGGCGGGGGCGGCGACGAATTACGCCTACACCAGCTATTACGAGGAAATGGCGCATGTGCATTTCGGGCTGCGCAAGCTGGCGATTGATGCAGATATCCCGGCCGATGAGCTGACGGAGCGGTTGCGCGCGCGCATGACGCGGCTGCCCGCCTGAGCCTAGCGGCCGATGGACCCCGGCGCGACCGTCGTAGCCTTGAGGATCGCGAAACACTGTTGACCCACCGCCAGATCGAGCGCCGCCGCCGCCCGCGCGGTGATCCGTGCCAGCAGCGTGTCCGCCCCCAGCCGCAGCACGACCATCGTGCCGGGACCGTCGCCCGCCCGGATGTCCGCGATGGTGGCAGGCAGGATATTCTGTGCGCTGAGCCCTTCGGGACGCGCGCGCGCCAGCATCACGTCATGCGCCATGATCCGCAGCCGCACCGCGCTACCCACGGCTGCGCGCACTCCCGGCAGATCGAGCGTGCCGCCGCTGAAGCGCAGCAGCGACAGGCCGTCGTCTGCGTGCGATACCACCGTGGCTTCGATGACAGCACCCGCTTCGCGCACGCCAAGCAGCGGGGCCGCCGCCGGATCGGCCATCAGTGTGGCAATAGGGCCCTGGGCGGCCACGCGCCCGTCGCGGATCAGCACCAGATGGTCGGCGAGGCGGGTGATTTCCTCCATCGCGTGGCTGACATAGAGGATCGGCAATTTGAGCGGGCCGTCGCGCAGCCCTTCGAGGTAGGGCAGGATTTCGGCCTTGCGCGGGGCGTCGAGGCTGGCCAGCGGTTCATCCATCAACAGCATCCGCGGCGCGCTGAGCAGGGCCCGCCCCAGCGCCACACGCTGGCGTTCGCCACCCGACAATGCGCCGGGTTTGCGCGCCAGCAGATCGCCCAGACCCAGCAGGGCGATCACATCGTCGCGGGCGACGCTGGTGCCCGCGGGGGCATAGCGGGTGCCGAAGTCCAGATTGGCCGCCACATCAAGATGCGGGAACAGGCGCGCGTCCTGAAACACCGTGCCGAACCGCCGTTTGTGGGCGGGCACGTGGATGCCGCGGGCCGTGTCGAGCAGGGTCTGATCGCCGAATTGCAGCAGACCGTGGTCGGGCCGCAGCAGACCGGCGATGGCCTTGATCACTGTCGATTTGCCCGCGCCCGAACGCCCGAAGAGCGCGGTGATCCCCGGCCCCGCGTCGAGTGCGATGTCGAGATCGAAGCCGTCGAACCGGTGGGTCAGGTGCAGTTTCACGCCCGCGCTCCGATGCGCTTTGCCACCCGTTGCGCCAGCAGTTCGGACGCCAGCACCGCCGCGATCGCCACGCCGCAGGCCAGCAGGGCGAGGCGGGCCGCCTGCGCTTCGCCGCCGGGCACCTGCAGTTCCGTCCAGATCGCGATGGGCAATGTCTGGGTCTGGCCGGGAATGTTGGCGACAAAGGTGATTGTGGCCCCGAATTCGCCCATCGCCTTGGCAAAGCCCAGCACGGCCCCTGCGAGGATGCCCGGTGCGATGAGCGGCAGGGTGACGCGGGCAAAGACCGCCCCGCGTGGGGCCCCGAGCGTGGAGGCCGCGTCTTCGAGACCGGGGTCGACCGCTTCGATCGCCAGACGCATGGCCCGCACCATCAGCGGAAAGCCCATGACCATCGCCGCCAGCACCGCGCCCGACCAGTGGAAGGCCAGCCCCAGACCGATGGCCTGCAACGCGCCGCCCAACGGGGCCGCAGGGCTGAAGAGGCTGAGCAGGACGTAGCCCGTGACCACCGGCGGCAGCACCAATGGCAGATGCACCAGCGCATTGATCAGCGATTTGCCCCAGAAGTCGCGCCGCGCCAGAACCCACGCCATCGCCAGCGCCAGCGGTACCGCCAGAAGCGTCGCACAGAAGGCGACCTGGAGCGACAGGCGCAGGGCGGTGAGGGCAGCCGGGTCCAGCATCAGCCGCTTTCGGGCCCGAAGCCGTACTGCCGCAGACGTGCCTGTGCTGCGGGCGAGCCGAGGTGGGCCACGAAGGCCGCCCCTGCCGGTGTCAGTGCGGCGGCGGGATAGGTGATGGGCGCGTGGCTGTCGGGGGGAATGGCGTAGCGCACGGATACCCGCGGATCGGCGGCCGCATCCGCGGCATAGACCACGCCGAGAGGGGCCGCGCCCTGGGCTACAAGGGCCAGCGCGGCGCGCACATTGTCGGTTTCGGCCAGATGTGGTTTCAGGGCGTCCCACGCGCCGATGTGGCGCAACCAGTCGCGGGCGTAGCTGCCTGCGGGCACGCTGTCGCGCTGGCCAATGGCGAGCCGACCGCCGTCGAGCGCGGCTTTGAGCGTGGCGCTGTCGGGGGTGGTGAGCGCGGCCCCGCCCGTCTGGCCGATGAGCACGAGTTGTCCGCTGGCCACGCTGCGCACCGCGTCTGTATCCACGTGGCCCCCGGCCACGAGCCACGCCATCCAGTCTTTGTGCGCCAGCACCACCACGTCCGCAGGAGCGCCGGCTGCGACCTGTCGGGCCATGCTGCCCGAGCCGCCAAAGCTGAACCGAACCGGGGTGCCGAAATCCTGTGCGATTGCGCCGAGCGCGTCGCGCAGGCTGGCCGCGGCGAAGACCGTCACGGCGCGGTCCTGCGCCGCGAGGGGCAGGGGCAACAGCAACAAAAGGGCCAGCAACATCCGCATCATGGCCGGACTATCCGTCAAGCGGCAGGCCCGTACAAGGGGCAACCGGAGGGCCTGTGCGCTGTCCAACCCGTCTGGTCAGCGCCGCGCGGGTGCGCTAGCTCTGGGCATGAGGCAAATGAAACGGGACACGGCATGGTCAAGCAACTTCCCATCAGTCTGCACGGGGCCACCAAGGGGCAGGCGCGCACGCAGTTCGCCGCGCTGTGCTACCGTGTGAAGGCCGGTAAGGTCGAGGTCCTGCTGGTGACATCGCGCCAGCGCAAGCGCTGGATCGTGCCCAAGGGCTGGCCGATGGAGGGGATGACCCCCGCCGCGGGCGCGCTGCGCGAAGCGTGGGAGGAAGCCGGTGTGGAGGGGATCGCCAGCGATGCTTGCATCGGGGTCTATTCGTACACCAAGGCGCGTGCCGATGGCACCGGCGTGCCGTGTCTGGCAATGCTGTATCCGGTGCGGGTGACCCGTTTGCGCAAGTCCTATCCCGAAGCGTTGCAACGGCGCCGCAAGTGGGTGTCGCGCAAGAGGGCGGCCAAGATGGTGGCGCAGAAGGATCTGGCAAAGTTGATCGTGGGGTTCAAACCGGGTTGAGCCGTGCTTGACCTCGGGCGGGGTGCGCCCCATTTTATGCCACTGTCGTTCAACGCCGTTCACGGGAAGGGGTGCAGATGATCAAATACGCGCTGACCTGTGCACAGGGCCATGCCTTTGAAAGCTGGTTCCAGAGTGCTGCGGCCTTTGATGCACTCGGCGCGGCGGGGCATCTGGCCTGTGCGGTGTGCGGTGACGCGACGGTCAAAAAGGCGCTGATGGCGCCGCGTGTCGCGCCCAAGACGGCGGCGGTGGCCGTGCCGGACGCGCCCGCCGAAGCCGAACAGTCCAGCGGACAAAGCAGCCCGCCCCCGGACGCGGAGACGCAGATCGCGCAGTTGCGCCAGCACGTGGAGCAGAACGCGACCTATGTGGGCGGCAGCTTTGCCCAACGCGCGCGCGACATGCACGACGGTACCGCGCCCGAGCAGGCCATTTACGGTGAAGCGAACGCGCAAGAGGCCCGCAAGCTGATCGAGGACGGTGTGCCGGTGCTGCCGCTGCCGTTCAAACCGAAACAGAAAATGCAATAAGGACACCCCCCACCCATGACCATCGTCATTACAGGTGCCAGCCGCGGCATTGGCGCGGGCCTTGCCCGGCATTACCGCGATCGGGGCGTTGAGGTGTTTGGCACCAGCCGGTCGCCCGCGGCGGACATCGAACTGGATGTCACGCGCCCGGCCAGCCACACGCAGATGGCAGAGCAGTTGCAGGGCAAGGTGGTGGACCTGCTGGTGTGCAACGCGGGCGTTTTCCTCGACAAGGGCAACGACATCGAGACCGGGTACGGGGCGGATTTGTGGGCCCAGAGCTTTGCCACCAATGTGACCGGCGTTTTTCTGTCCATACAGGCGCTGTTGCCGCATCTGCGCCGCGCGCC from Sulfitobacter sp. S190 includes the following:
- a CDS encoding DUF4214 domain-containing protein, translated to MNYPNFEARMQAILFAKAQGDARRDPLDDIVSVSVNAISLAPDGTLFVQSDEGRRVDTGFGLTFFENRWLSTLDADVTRAAALDGEPVCSRIFCEDTWDSFTSHTLLPEGDGGVTLLWGAFRGLSGPALRSARYDADGAQTVRDTSLSTPESPAITLRIADAERLADGRTAVFTEQGQDFSGQVSARSFTLIGTDGTATTHAFGGAGLSVPELVSAARGDGLVLATQGAQGVTLDSFDPDTLARVPLATVDLAQGAYWLSDILPAGDGYALIGFAAQGNDPLIRFIDGDGTPLGDTQQLDARPGPVAFTTSQNGLTVYQTDGRSIFARAVDADSTGAPAALIDAPTGMTIHTLEAAHNGPQTVLSYDARGPDGSAQSFLLSLDADRLLPIVGGGNQTATDAAAVLRGTDGADALTGGAGNDILLGDTRLPLSAQRTESAEALVKAAGQIDAAFGTTLFDTPLYTSGAGQGPDAVTAIVTDMATRLIENAGLRQLGGAETVDRIFNALLGRDAPDVFQSTFAQIVGEVDALGAFIQSLAGSPEYRATLNADPGALLTQTVSEDAAEAVYWTYRAALGREPDLAGLSHWAGRLSAEEIDLPDMHRAILLSPEARARFEGVDASATVDLFFRAILDRPAAPAAQDFFGQSLMRAADMPLGARDVALLTALSASQEATALRDAARDTDLAGWMRAQAQGDQIAPGGGSDIIAGGYLADHFIFNAGDGGDHTLLDLRSWDTLVFHGFGYDSAEDVRAHLSIEGADLQFADQGLTLTISGGAEGTITDEMLML
- a CDS encoding SulP family inorganic anion transporter → MTRTTFRSFTQGLAPRNMDVTDLRWMGDDGFSVSRLRIELLSGLTVALALVPEAVAFAFVAGVHPLVGLYAAFMVGLITALIGGRPGMISGATGALAVVMVALVAQHGVEYLFATVVLMGLIQVFAGVMQWGKFIRLVPHPVMLGFVNGLAIVIFLAQLGQFKVPGSMESSGHGMSGGEWLSGGPLYLMLLLVAATMAIIWVTPRITKAIPAPLAGIGIVALVVIFTGMDVPRVGDLASIQGGLPSFHNPFGTGEGLYGTALAPLNLETFYIILPYAVILAAIGLIESLLTLNLVGDMTGKRGGASQECIAQGLSNTVTGFFGGMGGCAMIGQSMINVKSGGRTRVAGIAAALFLLIFIVLAAPLIELIPLAALVGVMFMVVIGTFAWNSLTILRKVPLTDAFVILLVTVVTVYKDLAIAVVVGVIVSALAYAWTNARRIYAKTYETPEGTKVYQVQGPLFFGSSDGFAELFDVENDPSRVVVDFADSRVADQSALQAIEAMAGKYEDAGKKLELRHLSRDCHRLLTRAGHLVIEDDDDPEYQVAVNYGVRTGILGGH
- a CDS encoding GAF domain-containing sensor histidine kinase, yielding MRSHPVPFNEEARVRAVRAVPGLTRENHPVFDSICHAAAALLGCPIAHISVVEEASQWYKSVVGIVLEEMPKNNSFCAHTIMSDTAMVVPDLSADPKFSDHPMVAEGGPGARFYAGVPLTLSSGFRFGSLCALDLSAHAAPDARQLEVLRHLGDAVVAALEKEPATPAAPQATPSNTFLTLVGHELRTPLTVMRGALSLIEKRAEDPISARLSESALRASEHLAEMVEAILRFSDVSTGNLELHETQIDLGGFLTHLYEAHADSIAEVGKSIEPPLTNVTGVLTVDEGHLRMSVTALVLNAIMHGGDSIRVTSGTTVEGHVEIAVHDNGKLTNVIEIERLYEPFVVGGDIDQRDTSGGLGLGLPLTRKLVELHGGELGIETGSRGTTARIRLPKWRLTA
- a CDS encoding flavin reductase family protein, which translates into the protein MFYRPADGHGLPHNPFNAIVTPRPIGWISTRDRAGRDNLAPYSFFNGVAYTPAQVMFASTGTKDDVDGTKDSMANIRETGVFCVNVVEYAARDAMNRSSATLPHGTDEFAHAGIDKAECDEIACARVANAPASLECRMTQIVQIEGEANFVCFGEVVGVHLRDDCVVDGRFDVSTFQPLSRLGYRDYTAVREVFEIIRPDD
- a CDS encoding S-methyl-5'-thioadenosine phosphorylase; the protein is MTDTKIAVIGGSGIYDIDGLQDAQWTTVQTPWGAPSDALLTGRLGGVDMVFLPRHGRGHVHSPTTVPYRANIDALKRLGCTDVVAVSACGSLRETMAPGDFVIVDQFIDRTFAREKSFFGTGCVAHVSVAHPTCPRLSAACLQAAGDTGVTTHDGGTYLAMEGPQFSTLAESRMYRDSWGADVIGMTNMPEAKLAREAELCYASVAMITDYDSWHPDHGEVDVTQIIATLQKNATHARALVAALPALLGGARTPCSYGCDRALEHAIMTGPDARDPDLLARLDAVAGRVL
- a CDS encoding GNAT family N-acetyltransferase; the protein is MLQRPALVYDLSPETADDYWEVEALYDLCFAPGRTALSSYRLREDVPPVAGLSLVARDASGVLGGAIRYWPVQIGPVQALLLGPVAVHPTRQGEGLGRQLVEGSLHRAGPLGWDRVMLVGDAPYYGKFGFERLEGVTMPPPTNPDRVLGRAITAGAWDGVTGDVTRVAR
- a CDS encoding adenine phosphoribosyltransferase, translated to MTTVKDYIRTIPDFPHEGIMFRDVTTLFADPRGFRMAIDQMLHPYAGLRIDKVVGLEARGFIMGGAIAHQLSIGFVPIRKKGKLPGKTLQQDYKLEYGEATMEIHDDAIQPGEKVLVVDDLLATGGTAEAGIKLLEKLGAEIISTSFIIDLPELGGRKRLEGLGMDVQALCAFDGA